The Ancylobacter sp. WKF20 genome contains a region encoding:
- a CDS encoding uroporphyrinogen-III synthase gives MGALTRILVTRPQPDAEATAARLGAAGLSALVDPLLIVEPIRAAALPAGPFDAVALTSVNGARALAARPELSALTRLPLYAVGRRTAAVAPEGFADLHIAGGDGAALVALIRTSLPRGARVLHVAGEDRAVDLGAALAGDGIGVELFVIYRAVPAPALAPETCAALVAGQIDAAIHFSPRTAATLVACAQAADRAGGLAAGLCAALARVQHLCFSANVAAPLAGAGWPTRIADSPTEEGLFALLDR, from the coding sequence GTGGGCGCGCTCACGCGGATCCTGGTCACGCGGCCGCAGCCGGATGCTGAGGCCACCGCCGCGCGGCTGGGGGCGGCGGGGCTCTCCGCGCTGGTCGATCCGCTGCTGATCGTCGAGCCGATCCGTGCGGCGGCACTTCCCGCCGGCCCGTTCGACGCGGTGGCGCTGACCAGCGTGAACGGGGCGCGGGCGCTGGCGGCCCGGCCCGAGCTTTCGGCCCTGACGCGGCTGCCGCTCTATGCGGTGGGCCGGCGCACCGCCGCCGTCGCTCCCGAGGGTTTCGCCGACCTCCATATCGCCGGCGGGGATGGCGCGGCGCTGGTGGCGCTGATCCGCACGAGCCTGCCGCGCGGGGCGCGGGTGCTGCATGTGGCGGGCGAGGACCGGGCGGTCGATCTCGGCGCGGCGCTGGCGGGCGACGGGATCGGCGTTGAACTTTTCGTCATCTACCGCGCCGTGCCGGCTCCCGCTCTGGCACCGGAAACCTGCGCGGCGCTGGTGGCGGGGCAGATCGACGCGGCCATTCATTTCTCCCCGCGCACGGCGGCGACGCTGGTGGCCTGCGCCCAAGCGGCGGACAGGGCCGGGGGGCTTGCGGCGGGCCTCTGCGCGGCGCTGGCGCGGGTCCAGCATCTGTGCTTTTCCGCCAATGTCGCGGCGCCTCTGGCGGGTGCGGGCTGGCCGACGCGCATCGCCGATTCCCCGACGGAAGAGGGCTTGTTCGCGCTGCTCGACCGGTAA